The region GCCGAGCGGGTAGGGGTCACCACCATCGACCAGTACCTCGCGGGGTTCGCGGGGGCACCCCTGAGCTTCTCCAGCAGGAGCGGGCACGCCGTGGCGGGGGCGATCGTGGCCTCGTACAGCGTGTTCGACGAGGTGCACCTCCTGGGGCCCGAGCGCGGCTTGCCCCTGTTGTACGCCGTGCTGCAGCAGCGCAAGCGCTGGGGCCTGCTCTCGACGGTGATGACGGCGACGCTGCCGAAGTCGGTGCGCACGTTCCTGGCGGAGCAGGTGGGCCTGGAGGCCGTAGAGCTGAGCCCCGCCGACGTCCAGGCCCGCGACGGCTGGCGGAGGGTTACCTTGAGCCTCGAGGAGGTCGAGCGGCCCGCCGAGCGCGTCCTCGAGGAGTTCAAGGCCCACGGACGGGTGATCGCCTTCGTCAACACCGTCGACGCCGCCGTCGAGCTTTACCGGCAGCTTCAGGCCCGGCTCGGCCCCGAGGAGTTGTTCCTGGCCCACTCCAACTTCGCGCCCAGCCACCGCAAGGCCGTCGAGGAGCGCCTGCTCGAGGTCTTCGGCCGGGGCTCTACGGCCCGGGCCGTCTGCGTCCTCACCCAGGTCGGCGAAGCGGGGATCAACATCTCCGCCCCGGTCGTGCTCTCCGAGCTCGCCCCCGTCGACAGCCTGATCCAGCGGGCGGGGCGCTGCGCCCGGTTCGACACCCAGCCGGAAGGCCGGTTCGTGGTCTACCGGCCCAGACGTGAGCGGAGCCACATCCCCTACGGCGAAGACCTGGTGAAACGCACCGAGGCCGCCCTGCACAACCGCGGCGACAGCTTCCGGCTCGACTGGACCGCCGAGAACGAGCTGGTGGATGAGGTCTTGGACGCCTACTACGCGCACTTCATCCGCGGCGAGAACGTCAGCCGCAGGGACGCCGAGATCAAGAAGGCCAGAAAGGGCGAGCGGGTGGAACTGCCGCAGCCCGCGCCGAAGACGAAGTCCATCACCATCGCGGACGCGCTCGGCCTGCTCGACCAAACCTTCCACGGCCGCAGCGCGGACGTGCTCGAGGGCACCCTGCGCGAGATCAACAACGTTCAGGTGGTGGTGGTCAGCGAGCCTCCCCGGAATGCCGCAGGCGCGGAGATCGTCGGGGCCGAGGGCGGGGCGAGCCTCTCGGAGTTCGAGCGCTACCTCGCACAGCAAAACCTGCTCAAGCCCTACCAGCGCGACACCCTCGAGAGCATCCCGGTGAGCTACGGCCGCTTCGCCCGCAGGCTCGAGGAGCAGGACCTGTGGGAACTCAAGCTGGTGAAGGAAGAGAGGTACGACAAACCCCTCTACGTGCTGCAGCGAGCCGAGCGGGTGCGGCCCAACCGCACGTACCTTCTGACGCAGGCCGACGCGGGCTACTCACCCACCGTGGGCCTGAGCTTTGGCGAGGTGGACTACGTGGAGCCTGTCCACGGCCTGATCACGCCCGTGGTGCCCCGCCTCAGCGAACAGGCCCAGCCGCCCAAGCACAACTTTCAGAGCTGGCGGGAGCACTGCTCGAGGGTCTACCGCGCCGTGGACTCGATGCTGAAGTCGAAGTACTCGGCCTGGATCTTCCACATCGCCGAGCAGATGCAGGCGAGAGGGGCGTTGGAAAGCGCCGAGCAGTTCGCCCAGACCCTCGAGAGCATGGTCCGCCTGGCCGCGCTGCTGCACGATGTCGGGAAATTGAGCCGGGGCTGGCAGCGAGAAATCGGCTGGAGGGAAGGAACAGGCGAGGGGTTCTGGGCGAAGAGCAAGGAGGGGGTGAGGGTCGGGGAACTCCCGCCCCACGCCTTCCACGCCCTGCCCGCCCTGCGCTACCTGTTCTGTCAACTCGGCGTGGTCGACGAACAGGGCAAGGTAGACCGGCTGGCCGAGCTGATCGCCCTGGCCGCTTCGCGGCATCACTCCCTGGGCGACCCGGACGGGATGCTGAGATGGCCGCCCTTCGAGCTGCATGAGGGGGTTATCGAGGAAATCCGGCAGCTTTTGCAAGACGAGCTCGGGGAGGACGCCAAGCCGGTAGAAGACCTGATCACCCCGGAGCTTTTCGACCACATCAACGACGCCCATACTTACGAGCGGAAAGAGGGGCAACACACCTACCTCCTGGACACGCCGAGCCCATCCGAGGACTACTACCCCTTCTACGTGCTGGCCAACCGGATGATCAAGGTGGGGGACTGGGAGGCGAGCGGGGGGGAGGAGGTGGAGTTGTGCCGCTGAAGTTCGGACGGCTGGGCGTGGCAACCAAGACCTACTACGTCCAGAAGACGGGTTTTCCCTTCTACGACGCCTGCCAACTGGTGGGGGCGATGCATCTGTTCTTCGGCTCGGGGGCCTCGAGCCTGCGGGATCTGTGCACGCACTGGGAACTTTCCGGCCCCGTGGCGGGGGCCAATCTCGCCAACTACGGCGAGCGCCTCAAGGGCAAGGGCTTGGAACGCATAGAGCAGACGACACTGGCCGTCTTGGACGAACTTGAGGCCTCCCGGGGCGCGGTCGAAGGCTTTTTCGAGGCCAGGCCCCCGAAGACCGAGGTGCTTAAAAAGGCCAAGCAGGAGGGCGTTTCGCGCTACCTCGAGCCGGCCTGGCTGACCGGAGCCCGCAGCCCCGACGCCGCCCAGTACGGGGTACTCGCGTCCCAGCGGGGGCTGCCGAGCAAGCGCCCTGTCCCTGAGATCCTCGTGGCGACCTTGGGGCTCACCCAGGCCGCCCTGGCCTATGGCAACGACGAGGTCACCACGGTGCTGCCCGTGTTGGAAAACTCGGTCCAGCCCATGACCCCTTTCACAACCTTCAAACAGCGCTACCAGCACCGCGCTGGTGGCGCGATCTCGACGGTGTTCGCCGCGCTCGGGATTCTTGCTGACCTCGGCCTGAGGTACCGCATACAGGATTTCGCCTTCGCCTACCACGGTGGGAGGGGGTTCTACTACAGCGGC is a window of Allomeiothermus silvanus DSM 9946 DNA encoding:
- a CDS encoding CRISPR-associated helicase/endonuclease Cas3 is translated as MDFRTFQTNTANALMRGRSVLLHAPTGIGKSVGSALGFTEALPAGPAAPARDALLGTRLLHVLPMRALANSVAKDIAGLLERQGFGEAYRPAIHHGQQQESEIFAERVGVTTIDQYLAGFAGAPLSFSSRSGHAVAGAIVASYSVFDEVHLLGPERGLPLLYAVLQQRKRWGLLSTVMTATLPKSVRTFLAEQVGLEAVELSPADVQARDGWRRVTLSLEEVERPAERVLEEFKAHGRVIAFVNTVDAAVELYRQLQARLGPEELFLAHSNFAPSHRKAVEERLLEVFGRGSTARAVCVLTQVGEAGINISAPVVLSELAPVDSLIQRAGRCARFDTQPEGRFVVYRPRRERSHIPYGEDLVKRTEAALHNRGDSFRLDWTAENELVDEVLDAYYAHFIRGENVSRRDAEIKKARKGERVELPQPAPKTKSITIADALGLLDQTFHGRSADVLEGTLREINNVQVVVVSEPPRNAAGAEIVGAEGGASLSEFERYLAQQNLLKPYQRDTLESIPVSYGRFARRLEEQDLWELKLVKEERYDKPLYVLQRAERVRPNRTYLLTQADAGYSPTVGLSFGEVDYVEPVHGLITPVVPRLSEQAQPPKHNFQSWREHCSRVYRAVDSMLKSKYSAWIFHIAEQMQARGALESAEQFAQTLESMVRLAALLHDVGKLSRGWQREIGWREGTGEGFWAKSKEGVRVGELPPHAFHALPALRYLFCQLGVVDEQGKVDRLAELIALAASRHHSLGDPDGMLRWPPFELHEGVIEEIRQLLQDELGEDAKPVEDLITPELFDHINDAHTYERKEGQHTYLLDTPSPSEDYYPFYVLANRMIKVGDWEASGGEEVELCR